The Henckelia pumila isolate YLH828 unplaced genomic scaffold, ASM3356847v2 CTG_525:::fragment_3, whole genome shotgun sequence genome segment ATTGTTCCAACCAGAAGAATCCCAAGAACTGCTTGAATTGGTACAAAAGGAGCAAAGCCCGTGTGGTGAATCCGTGTATCATAACCCCAGATGAACAATTCCCCCAAATCAGTATCAAACCGGCGAAGGATCTAGTGTTTGGGAAAAAGGATGGGTTTTTCGAAAACGGCAGCCAAGAAATGCTTGTTTTGTGTGGATTTGGTTACTGTATGAATGGCTTCAGGGGTTTTCCTTGGTTGGCGCTGAATTTTCACATGGCATATAATTTGAATATGGATCCATCTGTGTTGCAGATTGTGCAGAATTGTGGTAATTTGCCTATGGTGGCTAAGCCTTTGTATGGGATCTTGTCTGACGCCCTGTACATTGGTGGTGCTCATAGGATTCCTTATGTTTCCATTGGAGGTATAATCCATAGTTTCTTGAATTTTGTGACTTATGTTTTGTGGTAATTTGCCTATGGATTCCTTATGTTTCCATTGGAGGTATAATCCATAAGTTCTGTGGTAGAGTTCTTTCGTATGCCATTATGTTTTGATTTAACTCTTAATCTCTATTTGGTTGGTATTCTTTTATGATGAATTTCTTGGCTTTTGATATTCATTTATTTAGCATTCGAATTCTGGTTGATATTTTGCTTTGTTGGTAATTCTTGAAAAGCTGTTGATTTGTTGCATCTATTTTCTCAAGTTAGCTAAGAACCTATAAATTATAACGCTTGCTTCAATTTCAGTCTTCTGCTATTCTAACTTTTGCTGTCATTTCAAGAAATCGACTAATGCTTTGATCCAATTTGACTCTGTTCTACATTAGTGGCAGTTCTAAGTGTGTTCAAGAAGCACGATGcaatgttatttttataatgCATCATTTTTCTTTATGTGCACCTTTTCATTTTgcggatttgttatattatcatCATCAAGTTGAGCAAAAACTAAGATGTTTAATCTATCTGTAGAATCAACATTTCATTAAGCGTTCTTGCATTTTTCATATCAGTCCAAATGCTAGTGACCAGCAGTAATATATTGCGATTATTCAGTTATTTTGCAGGCTTTATCCTGGGGATCGCTGGCATTAATCCCTATAGCCAGTGAAGCTTGTCCAGCTTTACTGGCGTTTGTTCTATTAAGCAATCTTGGAGCATCCATTTCAGAAGTTGCCAAAGATGCCCTTGTTGCAGAATATGGTCATGCAAACAAAATACCTGGCCTCCAATCTTACGCCTGTATGGCCTTGGCTATTGGTGCAATTTTAGGGAACTTATTTGGCGGATTTTTCTTGCTCAAGACACACCAAACGAAGTCAATGTTCCTAGCATTTGCTGCCTTACTCGTATTTCAATTGACAATATCTCTAAAAACAAGCGAGGAATCCCTTAATTTGCCTCGTGTGTCAAATAACGATCTTGTGAAACAATCCATACCACAGAGCATCAAGAAACAATATTCTGATCTTATGGTGGTTATTAAAGAAGAGAGCATCTGGCGACCTCTTTTCTGGGCTGTTTCATCTATAGTGCTGGTCCCCATTTTATCAGGCTCATTATTTTGCTACCAAACACACTGTCTGAGTCTTGATCCTTCCATTATCGGAATGTCAAAAGTAACCGGCCAGTTGATACTTCTTTCTTTAACATTGCTATACGATCGGTTTGGTAAGAACATTCCTCTGCGAAAGGTTGCTGGTGGCATGCAAGTTTTGTACGCTTCCACCCTTCTCCTCGATCTTATACTGGTTAAGCAGATAAATCTTCAAATCGGGATCCCAAATGAGTTATATGCTCTTTGCTTTTCGGGGTTGGCAGAAACTATCGCACAATTCAAGCTCTTGCCATTCTATGTGCTCATTGCTAGTTTGGCTCCACCAGGTTGCGAAGGATCTTTAATGTCCTTTTTAGCATCTGCCTTGTGCTTTTCGTCCACGGTTAGTGGATTCTTGGGGGTCGGATTGGCCAGTTTTCTTGGAATAAAAACTGGAAACTACTCTACCCTACCTTTGGGAATTGTTATTCAGTTTTTCCTTGCTTTGCTTCCCCTACTTTGGATTGACTATGTGCCCGAGTCG includes the following:
- the LOC140873272 gene encoding probable folate-biopterin transporter 9, chloroplastic, with translation MALALVLNGDPFFPVNSRTENPFKVPILFPLRSKIHCSNQKNPKNCLNWYKRSKARVVNPCIITPDEQFPQISIKPAKDLVFGKKDGFFENGSQEMLVLCGFGYCMNGFRGFPWLALNFHMAYNLNMDPSVLQIVQNCGNLPMVAKPLYGILSDALYIGGAHRIPYVSIGVILQALSWGSLALIPIASEACPALLAFVLLSNLGASISEVAKDALVAEYGHANKIPGLQSYACMALAIGAILGNLFGGFFLLKTHQTKSMFLAFAALLVFQLTISLKTSEESLNLPRVSNNDLVKQSIPQSIKKQYSDLMVVIKEESIWRPLFWAVSSIVLVPILSGSLFCYQTHCLSLDPSIIGMSKVTGQLILLSLTLLYDRFGKNIPLRKVAGGMQVLYASTLLLDLILVKQINLQIGIPNELYALCFSGLAETIAQFKLLPFYVLIASLAPPGCEGSLMSFLASALCFSSTVSGFLGVGLASFLGIKTGNYSTLPLGIVIQFFLALLPLLWIDYVPESQNIPEKYKKVGRSKRSRRNRRVGRVLYDFLYSYRREREQDLRR